The genome window ATCACGCGGAGACCGTAATTACTGCGATCACGGGCAGGCCGTCTGCCTTTCTTCGCTTCCACTATCTCGAGAATTTTGCAGTAGTTCTGCAATCCCCCTTGGCAATGTCATGTGAAGTCAAGATCATTTACGCCGACGTCAATCCTGCCGACTACGAGCCAATCGATGCCAACGAAATCGTACGGCGCGTGCTCGAGTCTCGAAATCTCGCCAACGGATCAATCATTAATCTCCACGATGGTTCCGAGACTGACGACGATGCAGCCCGCCTGAGCCGTCCTCTCCCAACGATCGCCGCGCTCCCAAAATTGATCGACGGCCTCCGTGAGCGCGGCTTTGAACCTGTGGGACTGGACCAAATGGAATTCGATCAACCGTACGAGTGGGTCTCGGAATGAACCTCGGCCGCCACGGCGGACGGCAGATGAGTGGGGGTTTGTTCTCTTCGACCTGGTGAGGCAATAGAATCCGGCCCGACAAAGAGACCTCATCCTTGCGGGGCAGACAGCGCAATCTGCAAGCCTGGTGTCCATCATGGTGGACGCAGGCACTTGAATCTGAGACCATCTCAAGCTTGGAGACAATTCTTGGCGGTGCCCGTACCCAGCTACCGCCGCTGCGTCAATGTCATGTTCCGCTTCCTCCGAGGCCCGGGATCGCTAGCGGCAGCAGCTCCTTCGACATCTCCATACGCACCGTCATCCCCGGATCCACGACCTGGCTAATCCTTAAAGCGCGTCCTGGTAGCGTAGGGAGAACTGCAGTGGACGACTGACGCGGTTTCGTCAGTTTAGCACTGTTCGTGGGGGTTCAAGACGGGAGGGGGATTCAATACGTACTTGCAGCCCACGCCGAGCACCTCCCATGTTGGACGGAGGTCCCCGTGAGATAAGTTGTCAGCCTCGATCAGCGGGACAAAGCCCAGAACGAGAGGACGCAAGGACGGCGGCGGCTTGGACAGCCCGGCGAAACGCCAACGGATTGGAGTTGGTCAGGATCACTCGACCGTTCGGACGCGCCATGACGGATTCGAACCGACGACGACGGGCCAACCTACAGGAGGACGCGCAGCGAGAGAGATCCCAGTCCATCTGGAGCGGGGTCTTTCTCGTATACTGGCAGGTTTTGCAGGGCGGCGCTGGGAAAAGTCACGAGCTACCGTCCGTGTCGGCCGGGACCGGCCTCGAACAGTACGCTTGAGTGTTGGGCAGGCGGAGCGCCGCCGCGATGATCTCATGCTCCGGAATGCCGGTCCGCTGCACCCGCCGTATGACCGTGCTCGCGGGAACGCGCGAGCGCACGAACGCCTCGGCTTCGGCGAGCATCGTCTGCCCCGCCTCTGCCCCGAGCGCGCCCATCTGCCGGAGGCGACCAGCGGCCTTGTCGCCGCGACCCGGCAGGCCGGACGCGGCGAGCCCGTATTCGTCTAGCGTGTCCAGTGTGGACGAGGTGTTGACACTTTTGCACTCCAATCGAGCCCAGCGGCATGGGTTAGTTGACCTTTCTGCCGGCG of bacterium contains these proteins:
- a CDS encoding polysaccharide deacetylase family protein gives rise to the protein MRVRYYNHGRRDRSIVALTFDDGPNPPRTDQLLEILSAKNARASFFVIGKWVERFPKALERIVEAGHVVGNQSYSHIRNIGDFDHAETVITAITGRPSAFLRFHYLENFAVVLQSPLAMSCEVKIIYADVNPADYEPIDANEIVRRVLESRNLANGSIINLHDGSETDDDAARLSRPLPTIAALPKLIDGLRERGFEPVGLDQMEFDQPYEWVSE